Below is a genomic region from Flavobacterium ginsengisoli.
GTCTCGTAATATGATCCGTCTTCTGCTCTTCCTAAATTCGAAATTGCTTTAACATATCCCGTTTCTGTTTCCATTACCACAACGCAACCGTGATCTGCCTCGTAATCTTGTAATTGTTTCAACAAAGCATGATGCGCAATATCCTGAATAAAAACATCTATAGTCGAAATCACATCGTAGCCATCAATTGGATCTACTTCATTTACGTCACGAATTGGCTTCCATTGTCCTTTTGCAATTTTTTGCTTTAAAATCTTACCGTCTTTTCCATTCAAATAATTTTTAAAAGCCCATTCAATTCCTTTTCCTACTTCTACTCCCGTTGCTGGATCAATTCGGTCGTAACCAATTGTTCTCTCTGCAATTTTACCGATTGGATGCTTTCTAACTGTTTCTTGCTCAACAATAATTCCGCCTTTGAAAGCTCCTAAACTGAATAATGGAAAACCTTTAATTTTTACATATTCCGTATAACTCAAATTGCGGGCAATCAAATAATAACGGTTTTTATTTTCGCGTGCTTTTCGTAATTCTTTCTGAAAATAACTGCTTGGTTTATCTAAAACAGTCGCCAATGAATCTGACAATGGTTTTACATACTTTTCGAAAGTTTCTGTTTTTGGCGCTTTAGCATCAAAACGAATTTCATAATTCGGGATCGATGTTGCCAATAAACTTCCGTCAGCAGAATAAATATTTCCTTTATTGGCAGGAATTACAAAGTTTCTTACCGTACGCTGTTTTGCCAGTTTTCTGTAATAATCTCCGTCAACCCATTGAATATTGGTTAATTTAACAACAATAGCAATTGCCATCACAAAGATGAAAACTGCTACGAGGTAAATTCTGTAGGATATATGTTTATCGTCTACTGCCATATTCTTTTAAAGAAACTTTTTTCTTCTTCTTTTTTAACTTCTATTTTAACTGGAGGAACTGTCGACGGAAAAATTTGTTTTTCTAACATTTTATCCGAAATAGTTGACTCCATTTTTAACTTCATCAATTCTGAACGTCGATCGACGAATTCAGATCTCAGCTCTTTTACTTCATTATTTAATTTCGCGATTTCAAAAACTTTCTGTTCATATCGCTGTGTATTGGCAATCATCAAAATGGCTAGCAGAATTATAAAGACAATAAACCGCCAATTTTTTACTGCATCTTCATGAATCAGGAATCTTGCTTTTAATATGCTAAATACACCACTTTTCATTATTTCCTACCTTAATATATATTATAGCTTTTCTGCAACTCTTAATTTGGCACTTCTTGCTCTATTATTAATCTTGATTTCTTCATTATCCGGAACAATCAATTTTCCTATTGTTTTGAATGGAACTGAAAAGTTTCCGTAAAAATCTCTCTCTGGTTCTCCTTCAAACATTCCGTTCTTTATAAATCTCTTTACCAAACGATCTTCTAAAGAATGATATGAGATTACCGAGAATCTTCCTCCTGGTTTTAAAATCTCCAATGACTGCTCAATAAATTCTTTTAGAACATCCATTTCTTGATTTACCTCTATTCGGATTGCCTGATAAATCTGAGCCAGTACTTTGTTTCGAACTTTCTCTGGCAAAAACTTTTTCAGAACTTCTTTTAATTCTTCAGTCGTTTTGATTGGATAATCTTTTCTCGCCTCTACGATTGTTCTTGCCAAAACTGGTGCATTCTTCAACTCCCCATAATCAAAAAAAACACGACGCAAATCCTGTTCTTCATATTCGTTAACCACCCGATAAGCATTTAAATCATTTTTTTGACTCATCCGCATATCTAGTTCGGCATCAAATCTTGTAGAAAAACCTCTTTCAGGAACATCGAATTGATGCGATGAAACTCCTAAATCTGCCAAAATTCCATCTACTGCTTTTACTCCATGAAAGCGCAAAAACCTTTTATGAACCTAAAATTCTCATTTATCAAAGTAAACCTTTCGTCTGGCAATGCATTGGCAAGCGCATCTTCGTCTTGATCAAATGCAAACAGCCTTCCGTTTGGCCCTAATCTTTTTAAAATCTCTTTTGAATGACCACCGCCTCCAAACGTAACATCTACATACACACCATCAGGTTTAATATCTAAACCATCTACTGTTGGATGAAGCAAAACCGGATTATGATATTCCATTGTCGTCGTCATTAATATTTCCCATTACTTCTTCGGCTAAATCTGCAAAATCCATATCTTCGCCGCTAATTGATTTCTCGTATAAATCTTTATCCCAAATCTCAACAATATTAACCGCAGATGAAAAAACCACATCTTTAGAAATACTTGCAAACGTTACCAAATCTTTTGGAACAAGCAATCTTCCTAATGCATCAACCTCAACTACTTTAACACCAGCAGTAAACCTTCTAATGAAATCGTTGTTCTTTTTTACAAAGCGATTAAGCTTGTTGATTTTTTTCATCATCGCATCCCATTCTACCATAGGATACAGCTCTAAACACGGCTGAAAAACAGAACGCTTCAAGACAAATCCGTCTTGAAGAGAAGCCGTCAACTGCTTTTTTAAAGGTGCAGGCATCATTAGCCTTCCTTTAGCATCGACTTTACATTCATATGTTCCAACAATTGTGTTCAAAAAAACTAGTTAACATGTTATACAGCAAAAATATAAAAAATATTACCACATTTTACCACTTTATACCACTTTGTTAATAAGTTTAACCACTTCTCTACCACTTTCCATAATCAGCAATCAATCAATACCTTAACTATTAATTAACAGATTCTTAAATCCATTATTCATTCGAAAAAATAATGCGCTAATTTTCTTAAAAAATTGATTATAATGCATATTTCTTAACATTTGATTATTTTAACAAATACGTGTTTAATTACTGATTTTTAACCATTTACAAATTCTACTCAAATTATCTAGTTAAAAAATGGCATCAAAAATTCATTTTTGTGTAATTAACCCTATATTTGTCGAAATTGAAATTGGCATTAGATTAGATGGACAAACACTATAAAAAAGAAGGCAAATACAGCTATTTTGAAGCTGGAGAAGGAACTCCGATCGTTATTCTGCATGGTTTAATGGGAGGTCTAAGTAACTTTGATGGTGTAGCACAATATTTCCCAACAAAAGGATATAAAGTTGTTATCCCAGATTTGCCAATATACACGCAAAGTATTTTAAAAACGAACGTAAAAAGTTTCGCGAAATACGTAAAAGATTTTATCACTTTTAAAGGGTTTGACAAAGTTATTCTTTTAGGAAATTCTCTTGGAGGACATATTGCTTTGTACCACACAAAACTTTATCCTGAAAAAGTTGCCGGACTTGTAATTACCGGAAGTTCTGGACTTTACGAAAGCGCAATGGGAGATAGTTACCCAAGAAGAGGCGATTACGAATACATCAAAACAAAAGCCGAAGCTGTATTTTATGACCCAAAAATTGCAACTCCAGATTTGATTGATGAAGTGTACGCAACAGCTAACGACCGCATCAAATTAATCAAAACTTTAACTATTGCAAAGAGTGCAATTCGTCATAACATGGCGAAAGATTTGCCTAAAATGGATGTTGAAACTTGCATTATTTGGGGTAGAAACGACTCAGTAACTCCTCCAAATGTAGCAGAAGAATTTGATAAATTATTGCCCAATTCAACTTTATACTGGATTGACAAATGCGGACACGCAGCAATGATGGAACACCCTCAGGAATTTAATGAAATTCTTGAAAAATGGCTTACTGAAAAGAATTTATAGCCATCAAAATTTATTTTTTAGGAGGTTTTAAAACGAGAAGGAATATGAAAATTAATACCGCCGAATTTATTATCAGCAATTCTGACGCATCAAAATGTCCGAAGGATTTTTTGCCAGAATATGCTTTTATAGGAAGATCAAACGTAGGTAAGTCATCTTTGATCAATATGCTTACCAACAATAAAAATTTAGCCAAAACATCTGGAAGACCAGGAAAAACACAATTAATTAATCATTTTAAAATCAATAATAATTGGTTTTTGGTCGATTTGCCTGGTTATGGCTACGCTAAAGTTTCAAAGAAAACAAAATCAGTTTTTCAGCAATTTATCACTGATTATTTTGAAAACAGAGAACAATTAGTTTGTGCTTTTGTTTTAATTGATATTCGCCATGAAGCGCAAAATATTGACATCGAATTTATGTCTTATATGGGCGAAAGCGAAATCCCGTTCTGTATTATTTTTACTAAAGCAGATAAAATCAGTAGAACAAAAATAGATTCGCATATTGCGAGCATATAAAAAACAGATGTTTGCAAACAACTGGGCCGAAATGCCTCAGTACTTTGTAACCTCATCTACAGAAGCTACTGGAAAAGAAGAACTTTTGTCTTACATTGATCAAGTGAATCAGGAAGTTTTTAAAAACAACTCAGAATTTTAAACTCAAATTCTAAAGTTAAAAAAAACTTATACATAGTAAAAATCCCAAACTCCAAGCTTACAATTGGAATTTGGGATTTTTTATATTTAGATAAATTCTTACAAAAATAGCTATATATTTGTCGCAAAATCAATTTATAATTTATGAAGAAAATCTCTCTCTTTTTGTTCTTATTATTTCTCTCCTCCTGCAATGTGACAAATTATTTTGTAATCAGTAAATATCACACCCAAGGTATAGATTTCTCTAATGGAAAATGGCTAATTGGCGAAATTGAAGCTAATCCGTACGCAAAGGACAAAATGACCAATTTAGTTTTAAAAGATTTTTCGGATTATTTACAAGACAGAGTAAAATACTCATTGGACGAAAAGTCATTGTTATTACCTTCACAAGTTCCTCTTAACCCTAGTAAATCAATGATTTTAGATTTAAAAAAGGGAGCTAATTTTGACTATTTTGTTAATATTAAATGTAAAAACGCAAAAAATGACTTAAGCGGTTTTGAATTTCCAGATCATTTTTATTATAAAAAACAAATGTCATATGCAGAAGTTACATTACAAGTATATGATTTAAATCTTGGAGAAATAGTTTATTCACAAACAGTGGGAGGCTCAATAGAAGATGACAGTAGCCTCACAAATACCCCAACAACGACAATCATAGTAGGCACTTATAATAAAATTATAAATGACATTAAGAAAAAATCTATTAAACCAACT
It encodes:
- a CDS encoding FtsL-like putative cell division protein yields the protein MKSGVFSILKARFLIHEDAVKNWRFIVFIILLAILMIANTQRYEQKVFEIAKLNNEVKELRSEFVDRRSELMKLKMESTISDKMLEKQIFPSTVPPVKIEVKKEEEKSFFKRIWQ
- a CDS encoding division/cell wall cluster transcriptional repressor MraZ, coding for MNTIVGTYECKVDAKGRLMMPAPLKKQLTASLQDGFVLKRSVFQPCLELYPMVEWDAMMKKINKLNRFVKKNNDFIRRFTAGVKVVEVDALGRLLVPKDLVTFASISKDVVFSSAVNIVEIWDKDLYEKSISGEDMDFADLAEEVMGNINDDDNGIS
- a CDS encoding alpha/beta fold hydrolase — its product is MDKHYKKEGKYSYFEAGEGTPIVILHGLMGGLSNFDGVAQYFPTKGYKVVIPDLPIYTQSILKTNVKSFAKYVKDFITFKGFDKVILLGNSLGGHIALYHTKLYPEKVAGLVITGSSGLYESAMGDSYPRRGDYEYIKTKAEAVFYDPKIATPDLIDEVYATANDRIKLIKTLTIAKSAIRHNMAKDLPKMDVETCIIWGRNDSVTPPNVAEEFDKLLPNSTLYWIDKCGHAAMMEHPQEFNEILEKWLTEKNL